In Oenanthe melanoleuca isolate GR-GAL-2019-014 chromosome 22, OMel1.0, whole genome shotgun sequence, the following proteins share a genomic window:
- the SFTPB gene encoding pulmonary surfactant-associated protein B isoform X4 — MGIVEGEKVPLSLLCSRALRGRGLGPASSAMALPLSLSSALSPAMAQPLSLSPTMALALPLLLALLGASPVATGLGAPGGGCGVPPSAWCQDWVTALRCGALGRCPHLAQGHPDMDVCALCQQLFGFLHQASNHSATEKPWQVCATLELCRGEPGAAPAAPVLEAPGAHLQGSGGAGLSPAMPLPLCWMCRSLVARAEAAVPVGTVAAAVAGLCRALPLPVVGACQCLAQRYAALALEGLLGRLGPRLLCRLLLACRSEDTEDVGTLPPPWVLEAIVVRLAECDPKGVGVPALSLPLGPCALGPTFWCSGPEAAQRCQALQHCQEHVWL; from the exons ATGGGGATTGTGGAGGGGGAgaaggtccccctgagcctcctttgctccag GGCTTTAAGAGGCCGCGGGCTCGGCCCTGCCAGCAGCGCCATGGccctgccactgtccctgtcctcggccctgtcccctgccatggcccagcccctgtccctgtcccccaccATGGCCCTGGCACTGCCGCTGCTCCTCGCCCTGCTCGGGGCCAGCCCAG TGGCCACAGGTTTGGGGGCACCAggggggggctgtggggtgccCCCCTCTGCCTGGTGCCAGGACTGGGTGACGGCGCTGCGCTGTGGGGCCCTGGGGCGCTGCCCCCACCTCGCCCAGGGACATCCCGACATG GAcgtctgtgccctgtgccagcagctcttcGGCTTCCTCCACCAGGCCTCCAACCACTCAGCCACGGAG AAGCCCTGGCAGGTCTGTGCCACGCTGGAGCTGTGTCGCGGAgagcccggggccgccccggcCGCGCCCGTCCTTGAGGCGCCCGGCGCCCACCTGCAG GGCTCCGGTGGGGCCGGGCTGTCCCCGGCGATGCCGCTGCCGCTGTGCTGGATGTGCCGCTCGCTGGTGGCGCGGGCCGAGGCCGCTGTCCCCGTGGGCACGGTGGCCGCGGCGGtggccgggctgtgccgggcgctgccgctgccggtGGTCGGGGCGTGCCAGTGCCTGGCCCAGCGCTACGCGGCCCTGGCGCTCGAGGGGCTGCTGGGCCGCCTGGGCCCCCGCCTGCTCTGCCGCCTGCTCCTCGCCTGTCGCAGCGAGGACACCGAGGACGTGGGGACGCTGCCACCGCCCTGGGTGCTGGAGGCCATCGTGGTGCGGCTGGCGGAGTGT GACCCCAAAGGTGTCGGTGTCCCTGCGCTCTCCCTCCCCCTgggcccctgtgccctgggccCCACCTTCTGGTGCTCGGGCCCCGAGGCCGCCCAGCGCTGCCAG gccctgcagcactgccaggagcacGTCTGGCTGTAG
- the SFTPB gene encoding pulmonary surfactant-associated protein B isoform X5 — translation MALPLSLSSALSPAMAQPLSLSPTMALALPLLLALLGASPVATGLGAPGGGCGVPPSAWCQDWVTALRCGALGRCPHLAQGHPDMDVCALCQQLFGFLHQASNHSATEKPWQVCATLELCRGEPGAAPAAPVLEAPGAHLQGSGGAGLSPAMPLPLCWMCRSLVARAEAAVPVGTVAAAVAGLCRALPLPVVGACQCLAQRYAALALEGLLGRLGPRLLCRLLLACRSEDTEDVGTLPPPWVLEAIVVRLAECDPKGVGVPALSLPLGPCALGPTFWCSGPEAAQRCQALQHCQEHVWL, via the exons ATGGccctgccactgtccctgtcctcggccctgtcccctgccatggcccagcccctgtccctgtcccccaccATGGCCCTGGCACTGCCGCTGCTCCTCGCCCTGCTCGGGGCCAGCCCAG TGGCCACAGGTTTGGGGGCACCAggggggggctgtggggtgccCCCCTCTGCCTGGTGCCAGGACTGGGTGACGGCGCTGCGCTGTGGGGCCCTGGGGCGCTGCCCCCACCTCGCCCAGGGACATCCCGACATG GAcgtctgtgccctgtgccagcagctcttcGGCTTCCTCCACCAGGCCTCCAACCACTCAGCCACGGAG AAGCCCTGGCAGGTCTGTGCCACGCTGGAGCTGTGTCGCGGAgagcccggggccgccccggcCGCGCCCGTCCTTGAGGCGCCCGGCGCCCACCTGCAG GGCTCCGGTGGGGCCGGGCTGTCCCCGGCGATGCCGCTGCCGCTGTGCTGGATGTGCCGCTCGCTGGTGGCGCGGGCCGAGGCCGCTGTCCCCGTGGGCACGGTGGCCGCGGCGGtggccgggctgtgccgggcgctgccgctgccggtGGTCGGGGCGTGCCAGTGCCTGGCCCAGCGCTACGCGGCCCTGGCGCTCGAGGGGCTGCTGGGCCGCCTGGGCCCCCGCCTGCTCTGCCGCCTGCTCCTCGCCTGTCGCAGCGAGGACACCGAGGACGTGGGGACGCTGCCACCGCCCTGGGTGCTGGAGGCCATCGTGGTGCGGCTGGCGGAGTGT GACCCCAAAGGTGTCGGTGTCCCTGCGCTCTCCCTCCCCCTgggcccctgtgccctgggccCCACCTTCTGGTGCTCGGGCCCCGAGGCCGCCCAGCGCTGCCAG gccctgcagcactgccaggagcacGTCTGGCTGTAG
- the SFTPB gene encoding pulmonary surfactant-associated protein B isoform X3 produces MGPAAEWQGRGGSVPMAVTHLLAQSQGPHPTCRALRGRGLGPASSAMALPLSLSSALSPAMAQPLSLSPTMALALPLLLALLGASPGGGCGVPPSAWCQDWVTALRCGALGRCPHLAQGHPDMDVCALCQQLFGFLHQASNHSATEKPWQVCATLELCRGEPGAAPAAPVLEAPGAHLQGSGGAGLSPAMPLPLCWMCRSLVARAEAAVPVGTVAAAVAGLCRALPLPVVGACQCLAQRYAALALEGLLGRLGPRLLCRLLLACRSEDTEDVGTLPPPWVLEAIVVRLAECDPKGVGVPALSLPLGPCALGPTFWCSGPEAAQRCQALQHCQEHVWL; encoded by the exons AtggggccagcagcagagtggcagggcaggggtggcagtgtccccatggctgtgaCACACCTGCTGGCACAGTCCCAGGGGCCACATCCCACCTGCAGGGCTTTAAGAGGCCGCGGGCTCGGCCCTGCCAGCAGCGCCATGGccctgccactgtccctgtcctcggccctgtcccctgccatggcccagcccctgtccctgtcccccaccATGGCCCTGGCACTGCCGCTGCTCCTCGCCCTGCTCGGGGCCAGCCCAG gggggggctgtggggtgccCCCCTCTGCCTGGTGCCAGGACTGGGTGACGGCGCTGCGCTGTGGGGCCCTGGGGCGCTGCCCCCACCTCGCCCAGGGACATCCCGACATG GAcgtctgtgccctgtgccagcagctcttcGGCTTCCTCCACCAGGCCTCCAACCACTCAGCCACGGAG AAGCCCTGGCAGGTCTGTGCCACGCTGGAGCTGTGTCGCGGAgagcccggggccgccccggcCGCGCCCGTCCTTGAGGCGCCCGGCGCCCACCTGCAG GGCTCCGGTGGGGCCGGGCTGTCCCCGGCGATGCCGCTGCCGCTGTGCTGGATGTGCCGCTCGCTGGTGGCGCGGGCCGAGGCCGCTGTCCCCGTGGGCACGGTGGCCGCGGCGGtggccgggctgtgccgggcgctgccgctgccggtGGTCGGGGCGTGCCAGTGCCTGGCCCAGCGCTACGCGGCCCTGGCGCTCGAGGGGCTGCTGGGCCGCCTGGGCCCCCGCCTGCTCTGCCGCCTGCTCCTCGCCTGTCGCAGCGAGGACACCGAGGACGTGGGGACGCTGCCACCGCCCTGGGTGCTGGAGGCCATCGTGGTGCGGCTGGCGGAGTGT GACCCCAAAGGTGTCGGTGTCCCTGCGCTCTCCCTCCCCCTgggcccctgtgccctgggccCCACCTTCTGGTGCTCGGGCCCCGAGGCCGCCCAGCGCTGCCAG gccctgcagcactgccaggagcacGTCTGGCTGTAG
- the SFTPB gene encoding pulmonary surfactant-associated protein B isoform X1, giving the protein MGPAAEWQGRGGSVPMAVTHLLAQSQGPHPTCRALRGRGLGPASSAMALPLSLSSALSPAMAQPLSLSPTMALALPLLLALLGASPVATGLGAPGGGCGVPPSAWCQDWVTALRCGALGRCPHLAQGHPDMDVCALCQQLFGFLHQASNHSATEKPWQVCATLELCRGEPGAAPAAPVLEAPGAHLQGSGGAGLSPAMPLPLCWMCRSLVARAEAAVPVGTVAAAVAGLCRALPLPVVGACQCLAQRYAALALEGLLGRLGPRLLCRLLLACRSEDTEDVGTLPPPWVLEAIVVRLAECDPKGVGVPALSLPLGPCALGPTFWCSGPEAAQRCQALQHCQEHVWL; this is encoded by the exons AtggggccagcagcagagtggcagggcaggggtggcagtgtccccatggctgtgaCACACCTGCTGGCACAGTCCCAGGGGCCACATCCCACCTGCAGGGCTTTAAGAGGCCGCGGGCTCGGCCCTGCCAGCAGCGCCATGGccctgccactgtccctgtcctcggccctgtcccctgccatggcccagcccctgtccctgtcccccaccATGGCCCTGGCACTGCCGCTGCTCCTCGCCCTGCTCGGGGCCAGCCCAG TGGCCACAGGTTTGGGGGCACCAggggggggctgtggggtgccCCCCTCTGCCTGGTGCCAGGACTGGGTGACGGCGCTGCGCTGTGGGGCCCTGGGGCGCTGCCCCCACCTCGCCCAGGGACATCCCGACATG GAcgtctgtgccctgtgccagcagctcttcGGCTTCCTCCACCAGGCCTCCAACCACTCAGCCACGGAG AAGCCCTGGCAGGTCTGTGCCACGCTGGAGCTGTGTCGCGGAgagcccggggccgccccggcCGCGCCCGTCCTTGAGGCGCCCGGCGCCCACCTGCAG GGCTCCGGTGGGGCCGGGCTGTCCCCGGCGATGCCGCTGCCGCTGTGCTGGATGTGCCGCTCGCTGGTGGCGCGGGCCGAGGCCGCTGTCCCCGTGGGCACGGTGGCCGCGGCGGtggccgggctgtgccgggcgctgccgctgccggtGGTCGGGGCGTGCCAGTGCCTGGCCCAGCGCTACGCGGCCCTGGCGCTCGAGGGGCTGCTGGGCCGCCTGGGCCCCCGCCTGCTCTGCCGCCTGCTCCTCGCCTGTCGCAGCGAGGACACCGAGGACGTGGGGACGCTGCCACCGCCCTGGGTGCTGGAGGCCATCGTGGTGCGGCTGGCGGAGTGT GACCCCAAAGGTGTCGGTGTCCCTGCGCTCTCCCTCCCCCTgggcccctgtgccctgggccCCACCTTCTGGTGCTCGGGCCCCGAGGCCGCCCAGCGCTGCCAG gccctgcagcactgccaggagcacGTCTGGCTGTAG
- the SFTPB gene encoding pulmonary surfactant-associated protein B isoform X2, giving the protein MGPAAEWQGRGGSVPMAVTHLLAQSQGPHPTCRALRGRGLGPASSAMALPLSLSSALSPAMAQPLSLSPTMALALPLLLALLGASPGLGAPGGGCGVPPSAWCQDWVTALRCGALGRCPHLAQGHPDMDVCALCQQLFGFLHQASNHSATEKPWQVCATLELCRGEPGAAPAAPVLEAPGAHLQGSGGAGLSPAMPLPLCWMCRSLVARAEAAVPVGTVAAAVAGLCRALPLPVVGACQCLAQRYAALALEGLLGRLGPRLLCRLLLACRSEDTEDVGTLPPPWVLEAIVVRLAECDPKGVGVPALSLPLGPCALGPTFWCSGPEAAQRCQALQHCQEHVWL; this is encoded by the exons AtggggccagcagcagagtggcagggcaggggtggcagtgtccccatggctgtgaCACACCTGCTGGCACAGTCCCAGGGGCCACATCCCACCTGCAGGGCTTTAAGAGGCCGCGGGCTCGGCCCTGCCAGCAGCGCCATGGccctgccactgtccctgtcctcggccctgtcccctgccatggcccagcccctgtccctgtcccccaccATGGCCCTGGCACTGCCGCTGCTCCTCGCCCTGCTCGGGGCCAGCCCAG GTTTGGGGGCACCAggggggggctgtggggtgccCCCCTCTGCCTGGTGCCAGGACTGGGTGACGGCGCTGCGCTGTGGGGCCCTGGGGCGCTGCCCCCACCTCGCCCAGGGACATCCCGACATG GAcgtctgtgccctgtgccagcagctcttcGGCTTCCTCCACCAGGCCTCCAACCACTCAGCCACGGAG AAGCCCTGGCAGGTCTGTGCCACGCTGGAGCTGTGTCGCGGAgagcccggggccgccccggcCGCGCCCGTCCTTGAGGCGCCCGGCGCCCACCTGCAG GGCTCCGGTGGGGCCGGGCTGTCCCCGGCGATGCCGCTGCCGCTGTGCTGGATGTGCCGCTCGCTGGTGGCGCGGGCCGAGGCCGCTGTCCCCGTGGGCACGGTGGCCGCGGCGGtggccgggctgtgccgggcgctgccgctgccggtGGTCGGGGCGTGCCAGTGCCTGGCCCAGCGCTACGCGGCCCTGGCGCTCGAGGGGCTGCTGGGCCGCCTGGGCCCCCGCCTGCTCTGCCGCCTGCTCCTCGCCTGTCGCAGCGAGGACACCGAGGACGTGGGGACGCTGCCACCGCCCTGGGTGCTGGAGGCCATCGTGGTGCGGCTGGCGGAGTGT GACCCCAAAGGTGTCGGTGTCCCTGCGCTCTCCCTCCCCCTgggcccctgtgccctgggccCCACCTTCTGGTGCTCGGGCCCCGAGGCCGCCCAGCGCTGCCAG gccctgcagcactgccaggagcacGTCTGGCTGTAG